In Paractinoplanes brasiliensis, the following proteins share a genomic window:
- a CDS encoding class I SAM-dependent methyltransferase gives MTQPGCPGSGVRDAAFDLIVSSLSQHHRSDAEDGIRDLRRVLRPGGMLWIYDLRWVSGRARRAAEREFEEVRRGGGSGIGVGDRAVVGSIGVWRRPVTVARRLGAGFGLHLLWVGSLRPVTVPWRLRRVPGGRRGRSCCRRSLSRRGCAGCQARTRRGPACCRPSPSRCG, from the coding sequence ATCACACAACCGGGATGCCCCGGTAGCGGGGTCAGGGATGCGGCCTTCGACCTGATCGTGTCGTCGTTGAGTCAGCATCACCGGTCTGATGCGGAGGATGGAATTCGCGATCTGCGGCGAGTTCTGCGTCCCGGGGGAATGTTGTGGATTTATGACCTTCGGTGGGTTTCGGGGCGGGCTCGGAGAGCGGCTGAGCGGGAGTTCGAGGAGGTCCGGCGGGGAGGGGGTTCGGGGATTGGGGTGGGTGATCGGGCGGTTGTGGGCTCGATAGGGGTGTGGCGCCGGCCCGTTACGGTCGCGCGGCGGCTCGGGGCGGGATTCGGCCTGCATCTGTTGTGGGTGGGCTCGCTGCGGCCCGTGACGGTTCCATGGCGGTTGAGGAGGGTGCCGGGCGGGCGTCGTGGCCGGTCTTGCTGCCGCCGGTCACTGTCGCGTCGTGGTTGCGCAGGGTGCCAGGCCCGCACCCGTCGTGGGCCGGCTTGCTGCCGCCCGTCGCCCTCGCGCTGCGGTTGA
- a CDS encoding MFS transporter, producing the protein MEASRTRAWVTLAALSIGAFLFVTVETLPIGLLAAMAGDLGVGESSIGLLVTAYGLVVVIATLPLVRLTATWPRRRLLVLLLAVFVVSTSLSALAVNYLSLLAARVVIALSQSVFWAVVTPAAAGLFPQRLRGRALSMVFAGASTAPLVGVPLGTWLGQQSSWRLPFLFLGLLGVLVLVVVLALLPETPRGASDADRGTAPDRGRYRTLVVASALAVAGAFAAFTYIDPFLTRVSGLDPAALGPILALRGIAGLLGVVVAGLVVGGWGWPSFLAATALQAVTLAVQFTFGASPLTAVITTAVAGFALSGTASILSTRVLEVAPGSTDMAAAGTSTAFNIGITAGALLGSGLLTAVGPEAPTLAGALLTTAAVLVVLAEPRLATTRRSRPLPEPAR; encoded by the coding sequence GTGGAAGCGAGCCGTACGCGTGCCTGGGTCACCCTGGCGGCGTTGTCGATCGGCGCCTTCCTCTTCGTGACGGTCGAGACCCTGCCGATCGGCCTGCTCGCTGCCATGGCCGGCGACCTCGGCGTCGGCGAGTCCTCGATCGGCCTGCTCGTCACGGCGTACGGGCTCGTGGTCGTGATCGCCACGCTGCCACTGGTCCGGCTGACCGCCACCTGGCCGCGCCGCCGCCTGCTCGTCCTGCTCCTGGCGGTCTTCGTGGTGTCGACGTCGCTGTCCGCCCTGGCCGTGAACTATCTGTCCCTGCTGGCGGCCCGGGTCGTGATCGCCCTGAGCCAGTCCGTCTTCTGGGCCGTGGTCACCCCCGCAGCGGCCGGCCTGTTCCCGCAACGCCTGCGCGGCCGGGCACTGTCCATGGTGTTCGCAGGGGCCTCCACCGCGCCGCTGGTCGGCGTCCCCCTGGGCACGTGGCTGGGCCAGCAGTCCAGCTGGCGGCTGCCGTTTTTGTTCCTGGGCCTGCTGGGCGTGCTCGTCCTGGTCGTCGTGCTGGCCCTCCTCCCCGAAACCCCACGCGGCGCGAGCGACGCCGACCGCGGCACCGCTCCCGACCGTGGCCGCTACCGCACGCTCGTGGTCGCCAGCGCGCTCGCGGTCGCCGGGGCATTCGCCGCTTTCACCTACATCGACCCTTTCCTGACCCGTGTGAGCGGCCTCGACCCTGCGGCCCTGGGCCCGATCCTCGCCCTGCGCGGCATCGCCGGCCTGCTCGGCGTGGTCGTGGCCGGCCTGGTCGTGGGCGGGTGGGGCTGGCCGAGCTTCCTGGCCGCCACCGCGCTGCAGGCCGTGACGCTGGCCGTCCAGTTCACCTTCGGCGCCAGCCCGCTCACCGCCGTCATCACCACCGCGGTGGCCGGTTTCGCCCTCTCCGGCACAGCGTCCATCCTCAGCACCCGAGTCCTCGAGGTCGCCCCTGGCAGCACAGACATGGCCGCCGCGGGCACCTCCACGGCCTTCAACATCGGCATCACAGCGGGCGCTTTGCTGGGAAGCGGGCTCCTCACCGCCGTCGGCCCCGAGGCCCCCACACTGGCCGGCGCCCTCCTCACGACGGCAGCCGTCCTGGTCGTCCTGGCCGAACCCCGCTTGGCAACCACCCGCCGCTCCCGCCCCCTCCCAGAGCCGGCCCGCTGA
- a CDS encoding TetR family transcriptional regulator, with protein sequence MAAERLSRATVAETALRLGDEHGLGAVTIRRLAQELGVTPMALYWHFKNKDELFLGVIDHGLADVRADRSVSDPWQKQLRAMVESLVQAMRRHPILPDLLHQSDKARATSFNRATEDALVLLTEAGFTPQEAYWVGSYLLHGVIGLVHAQVETPTPTEGLEVGEWRRMRRIELECLPADKFPMMVQIGSLYADEPDPERYYMFGIELLMAGVEAMAAARSATS encoded by the coding sequence GTGGCAGCAGAACGACTCAGCCGAGCGACGGTCGCCGAGACGGCGTTACGCCTGGGGGACGAGCACGGCCTCGGCGCGGTGACGATCCGCCGGCTCGCGCAGGAGCTCGGGGTCACCCCGATGGCGCTGTACTGGCACTTCAAGAACAAGGACGAGCTGTTCCTGGGCGTGATCGACCACGGGCTGGCCGACGTCCGGGCCGACCGCAGCGTGTCCGACCCGTGGCAGAAACAGCTGCGCGCGATGGTCGAGTCGCTGGTTCAGGCCATGCGGCGGCACCCGATCCTGCCCGACCTGCTGCACCAGTCCGACAAGGCGCGGGCCACCAGCTTCAACCGCGCCACCGAAGACGCCCTCGTGCTGCTCACCGAGGCCGGCTTCACCCCGCAGGAGGCGTACTGGGTGGGCAGTTATCTGCTGCACGGCGTGATCGGCCTGGTCCACGCCCAGGTCGAGACCCCCACGCCCACCGAAGGGCTGGAGGTCGGCGAGTGGCGCCGTATGCGACGGATCGAACTCGAGTGCCTGCCCGCCGACAAGTTCCCGATGATGGTCCAGATCGGTTCCCTGTACGCCGACGAGCCCGACCCCGAGCGGTATTACATGTTCGGCATCGAGCTGCTGATGGCCGGCGTCGAGGCGATGGCGGCGGCCCGCTCGGCTACTTCGTGA
- a CDS encoding MFS transporter: MRAQTNRRWWALAAVALATFMTYLDNNVVNVALPSIQRDLQLSIEGLEWIASSYILVFAGLLLAGGRIADVLGMRGVFFGGLAVFTVASVVAGLAQNQEMLIGARAVQGVGAALLTPASLALLTQLFPDARERATAVGIWGGVGALALAFGPLTGGWLSENVSWGWIFLINAPIGVATAVVGALSIPAGRRGTSRGLDLPGLVASSLALFALTFALIEGESRGWTSGWILAGFAVAAAGAIAFVVIESRSANPMMDLSFFRLRVFTGGLLAMGLWAFGVFGIYFYTAIYMQNVLGFTPTEAGAAFVPMALVMAVLATVAPRLEARFGAGSTVAAALALMAVSVAGISSYGEGTTYLDLLPWFLVYGVGGGMLVPLNNVVLGALPAARAGIASGMLNVSREVFGLLGITILGAILTNRSNAATGSELHRYLEGYQVSLVVAAALVAAGIPIALWALRSVKAAGPSRAEQEEPVLEPA, encoded by the coding sequence ATGAGGGCACAGACAAATCGCAGGTGGTGGGCGCTCGCCGCGGTGGCGCTGGCCACCTTCATGACCTATCTCGACAACAACGTGGTCAACGTGGCCCTCCCGTCGATCCAGCGCGATCTGCAGCTGAGCATCGAGGGCCTGGAGTGGATCGCCAGCTCGTACATCCTGGTCTTCGCCGGCCTGCTGCTGGCCGGCGGCCGCATCGCCGACGTGCTCGGCATGCGGGGCGTGTTCTTCGGCGGCCTCGCCGTCTTCACGGTGGCCTCGGTGGTCGCCGGCCTCGCGCAGAACCAGGAGATGCTGATCGGCGCGCGGGCCGTGCAGGGCGTGGGCGCGGCCCTGCTCACCCCGGCTTCGCTGGCGCTGCTGACGCAGTTGTTCCCTGACGCTCGCGAACGCGCCACGGCGGTCGGCATCTGGGGTGGGGTCGGCGCGCTGGCGCTGGCGTTCGGCCCGTTGACCGGCGGGTGGCTCAGCGAGAACGTGTCCTGGGGCTGGATCTTCCTGATCAACGCGCCGATCGGTGTGGCGACCGCCGTGGTCGGCGCCCTGAGCATCCCGGCCGGACGCCGGGGCACGAGCCGCGGTCTCGACCTGCCCGGCCTCGTCGCGTCCTCGCTGGCGCTGTTCGCCCTGACCTTCGCGCTGATCGAGGGTGAGTCGCGCGGCTGGACCAGCGGCTGGATCCTGGCCGGTTTCGCCGTCGCGGCGGCGGGGGCGATCGCTTTCGTCGTCATCGAGTCGCGTTCGGCCAACCCGATGATGGACCTCAGCTTCTTCCGGCTGAGGGTCTTCACCGGCGGCCTGCTCGCGATGGGCCTGTGGGCGTTCGGCGTGTTCGGCATCTACTTCTACACGGCGATCTACATGCAGAACGTGCTCGGTTTCACGCCCACTGAGGCGGGGGCCGCGTTCGTGCCGATGGCGCTGGTCATGGCCGTGCTGGCGACTGTCGCGCCGAGGCTGGAGGCCCGGTTCGGCGCGGGCAGCACGGTGGCGGCGGCGCTCGCGCTCATGGCCGTCTCGGTCGCGGGCATCTCCTCGTACGGGGAAGGAACCACGTATCTCGACCTGCTGCCGTGGTTCCTGGTTTACGGCGTCGGCGGCGGCATGCTCGTCCCGCTGAACAACGTCGTCCTCGGGGCGCTGCCGGCCGCCCGCGCCGGGATCGCGTCGGGCATGCTCAACGTCTCGCGTGAGGTGTTCGGCCTGCTCGGCATCACGATCCTCGGCGCGATCCTGACCAACCGCTCGAACGCGGCCACCGGCTCCGAGCTGCACCGCTACCTCGAGGGCTACCAGGTGTCACTGGTGGTCGCGGCGGCCCTGGTCGCGGCGGGCATCCCCATCGCGCTGTGGGCGCTGCGCTCGGTCAAGGCGGCCGGGCCGTCCCGGGCCGAGCAAGAGGAGCCGGTGCTGGAGCCGGCCTGA
- a CDS encoding SelT/SelW/SelH family protein: MRTPRLEIEYCTQCRWLLRAAWTAQELLTTFQKELGEVALAPGTGGVFEIRLDDELLWSRKEQGGFPELPELKRLVRDRVAPGRSLGHTDRAGTTPA, translated from the coding sequence GTGAGAACCCCTCGGTTGGAGATCGAGTACTGCACGCAGTGCCGCTGGCTGTTGCGGGCCGCGTGGACGGCGCAGGAACTGCTCACCACGTTCCAGAAGGAGCTGGGCGAGGTGGCGCTGGCGCCGGGCACCGGTGGCGTGTTCGAGATCCGTCTCGACGACGAGTTGCTCTGGTCCCGCAAGGAACAGGGCGGGTTCCCGGAGCTGCCCGAGCTGAAGCGGCTGGTGCGCGATCGCGTCGCGCCCGGCCGTTCCCTCGGCCACACCGACCGGGCCGGCACGACTCCGGCCTGA
- a CDS encoding DinB family protein: MAETNREDLRGSHFTSTGLTGSVFRDVDLSGSVFRDVDISRSTMRGVEMWDVTIDGDIGNLVINGVDVAPLIEAELDRREPLRVKMRPSDPAGFREAWDIVERLWSQTVERARKLPAERLYESVDGEWSFIETLRHLAFATESWVSRAILGDPSPWHPLSLPWDGMPDTPGVPRDREVRPSLDEALALRLDRMATVRRVIDELTDESLAAATAPVEAPGWPRPRAYPVRECLLTVLNEEWHHRLYAERDLAVLEQRGA, encoded by the coding sequence ATGGCTGAGACCAACCGCGAAGACCTGCGCGGCTCGCACTTCACGTCCACCGGCCTCACCGGCTCGGTTTTCCGCGACGTCGACCTCTCGGGCTCGGTGTTCCGCGACGTCGACATCTCCAGGTCGACCATGCGCGGCGTCGAGATGTGGGATGTCACCATCGACGGCGACATCGGGAACCTGGTGATCAACGGGGTCGACGTGGCGCCGCTGATCGAGGCCGAGCTCGACCGGCGCGAGCCGTTGCGGGTGAAGATGCGCCCGTCCGATCCGGCCGGTTTCCGCGAGGCGTGGGACATCGTCGAGCGGCTCTGGTCGCAGACGGTCGAGCGGGCCCGCAAACTGCCGGCTGAGCGGCTGTACGAGTCGGTCGACGGGGAGTGGTCGTTCATCGAGACGCTGCGGCATCTCGCGTTCGCGACCGAGTCGTGGGTGTCGCGGGCGATCCTCGGCGACCCGTCCCCGTGGCATCCGCTGAGCCTGCCGTGGGACGGGATGCCGGACACGCCGGGGGTGCCGCGCGACCGGGAGGTCCGTCCGTCGCTGGACGAGGCGCTCGCGTTACGGCTCGACCGGATGGCCACCGTACGCCGCGTGATCGACGAGCTGACCGACGAGTCGCTGGCGGCCGCCACCGCGCCGGTCGAGGCGCCGGGCTGGCCACGGCCGCGGGCTTACCCCGTACGGGAATGCCTGTTGACCGTCTTGAACGAGGAGTGGCATCACCGTCTGTACGCCGAGCGCGACCTGGCCGTCCTCGAGCAGCGCGGCGCCTGA
- a CDS encoding ABC transporter ATP-binding protein has translation MTVPLDLKSERLSLGYGERIVVRDLSLHVPTGKVTIIVGPNACGKSTYLRGLARLLAPASGEVLLDGKSIHSTPSREVALRLGILPQGPIAPDGITVTDLVSRGRHVHQGWFRRWSSEDDVAVTAALTATGTLALAARPVDELSGGQRQRVWIAMALAQRTGILLLDEPTTYLDISHQVEVLDLLTDLNEAEGTTVVIVLHELNLAFRYADHVVVMKDGAVVTAGDPNEVLTEQIIADVFGMRCRLVDDPISNTPMIVPIGRHRVRDGEA, from the coding sequence ATGACCGTGCCCCTGGACCTGAAATCCGAACGGCTCTCGCTGGGGTACGGCGAGCGGATCGTCGTCCGTGACCTGAGCCTGCACGTGCCCACCGGCAAGGTCACCATCATCGTCGGGCCCAACGCATGCGGGAAGTCGACCTATCTGCGGGGCCTGGCCCGCCTGCTGGCGCCGGCGTCGGGTGAGGTGCTGCTCGACGGCAAATCGATCCACTCGACGCCCAGCCGCGAGGTCGCGCTGCGGCTCGGCATCCTGCCGCAGGGGCCGATCGCGCCCGACGGCATCACGGTCACCGATCTGGTCAGCCGGGGCCGGCACGTGCATCAGGGCTGGTTCCGGCGGTGGAGCAGCGAGGACGACGTCGCCGTGACCGCCGCCCTGACCGCCACCGGCACGCTGGCGCTGGCGGCGCGGCCGGTCGACGAGCTCTCCGGCGGGCAGCGGCAGCGCGTGTGGATCGCGATGGCGCTGGCCCAGCGCACCGGGATCCTGCTGCTCGACGAGCCCACCACCTATCTCGACATCAGCCACCAGGTCGAGGTGCTCGACCTGCTCACCGACCTGAACGAGGCCGAGGGCACGACGGTGGTGATCGTGCTGCACGAGCTCAACCTGGCCTTCCGTTACGCCGACCACGTCGTGGTGATGAAGGACGGCGCGGTGGTGACGGCGGGTGACCCCAACGAGGTGCTCACCGAGCAGATCATCGCGGACGTGTTCGGCATGCGCTGCCGGCTGGTCGACGACCCGATCTCGAACACCCCGATGATCGTCCCGATCGGACGGCATCGCGTGCGGGATGGGGAAGCGTAA
- a CDS encoding FecCD family ABC transporter permease: protein MKAGVVEQARRRETARARRVAGALLVALIAMVALSLSYGDFQISLPDVVRSLLGRPAPAGVDYVMHELRLPRASVSVLAGLAFGLAGAIFQQLLRNPLASPDVIGVSQGATTAAVVTVLVFGVDGSFVAATALAGAVLTALLIYTLSWRKGVGGYRFILVGIGVGTVLTSITSYVLTRSDVKIAAEAMIWLTGSVNGRTWSQIVPLAVAVLILLPLALTLGRALTGMQLGDDLATAFGVRVQASRFALLLVAVVLAGTATSAAGPIAFVAFMSGPIAVRMVGGGRPVLLQAALVGALLVLVSDFIGAHLLGPRQFPVGVVTGVIGAPYLLWLLATANRSGRGG, encoded by the coding sequence GTGAAGGCCGGGGTGGTCGAGCAGGCCCGCCGCCGCGAGACGGCCCGCGCCCGCCGGGTGGCCGGCGCGCTGCTCGTGGCGCTGATCGCAATGGTCGCGCTGAGCCTGTCCTACGGCGACTTCCAAATCTCGCTGCCCGACGTGGTGCGTTCGCTGCTGGGCCGCCCGGCACCGGCCGGCGTCGACTACGTCATGCACGAGCTGCGCCTGCCCCGGGCGTCGGTCTCAGTGCTGGCCGGGCTGGCGTTCGGGCTGGCCGGAGCGATCTTCCAGCAGCTGCTGCGCAACCCGCTGGCCAGCCCCGACGTGATCGGCGTGAGCCAGGGCGCCACCACCGCGGCCGTGGTGACCGTGCTCGTGTTCGGGGTCGACGGCAGCTTCGTCGCGGCGACCGCGCTGGCCGGCGCGGTGCTGACGGCCCTGCTGATCTACACGCTGTCGTGGCGCAAGGGGGTGGGCGGTTACCGTTTCATCCTGGTCGGCATCGGCGTCGGCACGGTGCTGACCAGCATCACCTCGTACGTGCTCACCCGCTCGGATGTGAAGATCGCGGCCGAGGCGATGATCTGGCTGACCGGCAGCGTCAACGGGCGTACCTGGTCGCAGATCGTCCCGCTCGCTGTCGCCGTGCTGATCCTGCTGCCGCTCGCGCTGACCCTGGGCCGGGCGCTCACCGGCATGCAGCTCGGCGACGACCTGGCCACCGCTTTCGGCGTACGCGTGCAGGCGAGCCGTTTCGCCCTGCTGCTCGTGGCCGTCGTGCTGGCCGGGACGGCGACCTCGGCGGCCGGTCCGATCGCGTTCGTCGCCTTCATGTCGGGCCCGATCGCCGTCCGCATGGTCGGCGGGGGACGCCCCGTCCTGTTGCAGGCGGCCCTCGTCGGCGCGTTGCTGGTGCTGGTCAGCGACTTCATCGGCGCGCACCTGCTGGGCCCGCGCCAGTTCCCGGTCGGCGTCGTCACCGGTGTGATCGGCGCCCCCTATCTGCTGTGGTTGCTCGCCACCGCCAACCGCTCCGGCCGAGGAGGATGA
- a CDS encoding FecCD family ABC transporter permease, with product MPDPRRRRAVVLTTGLVVIAAALGGAVLLSLAVGARDIPLGAVLHALTNPDPNSTEHLIITESRIPRTIVGLLAGAAFGLAGAVIQGVTRNPLADPGILGVNAGAGLFIVIAISFLGITGLTGYVWFGFLGAAITSVLVYTIGSVGRGGAAPVKLALAGAAVTAALTSFTTAVLITDVDAYEQFRFWQVGSLAGRGADVAVQSAPFLIAGTALALYSARSLNALALGDDVATSFGQNVIVARLIAAGAVVLLCGTATSMAGPLVFIGLVIPHIARAVTGPDHRWLMPYSMLLAPLLLLIADVIGRVVARPGEVQVGIVTAIIGAPIFVALARRERLAEL from the coding sequence GTGCCGGACCCCCGTCGCCGCAGGGCCGTCGTGCTCACCACCGGACTGGTGGTGATCGCGGCGGCCCTCGGCGGTGCCGTGCTGCTCAGCCTGGCCGTCGGCGCCCGCGACATCCCCCTCGGCGCGGTGCTGCACGCCCTCACGAACCCCGATCCGAACTCGACCGAACACCTGATCATCACCGAGAGCCGCATTCCCCGTACGATCGTCGGCCTGCTTGCCGGGGCCGCGTTCGGCCTGGCCGGGGCGGTGATCCAGGGTGTCACCCGCAACCCGCTGGCCGACCCGGGCATCCTCGGCGTCAACGCGGGCGCGGGCCTGTTCATCGTCATCGCGATCAGCTTCCTCGGCATCACCGGCCTGACCGGGTACGTCTGGTTCGGCTTCCTCGGCGCGGCGATCACCTCAGTCCTCGTCTACACGATCGGGTCGGTCGGCCGCGGCGGCGCGGCGCCCGTGAAACTCGCGCTGGCCGGGGCGGCGGTCACGGCGGCACTGACCTCGTTCACCACCGCCGTGCTGATCACCGACGTGGACGCGTACGAGCAGTTCCGGTTCTGGCAGGTCGGCTCGCTGGCCGGGCGCGGCGCCGACGTCGCCGTGCAGAGCGCGCCGTTCCTGATCGCCGGAACCGCGCTCGCCCTGTATTCGGCCCGCTCGCTCAACGCGCTCGCCCTCGGCGACGACGTGGCCACCTCGTTCGGCCAGAACGTGATCGTGGCCCGGCTGATCGCGGCCGGCGCCGTGGTGCTGCTGTGCGGCACGGCCACCTCGATGGCCGGCCCGCTCGTCTTCATCGGCCTGGTCATCCCGCACATCGCCCGTGCCGTCACCGGCCCCGACCACCGGTGGCTGATGCCGTACTCGATGCTGCTGGCCCCGCTGCTGCTGCTGATCGCCGACGTGATCGGCCGGGTCGTGGCCCGCCCCGGCGAGGTGCAGGTCGGCATCGTCACGGCGATCATCGGAGCCCCGATCTTCGTGGCGCTGGCCCGCCGCGAGAGGCTGGCGGAACTGTGA
- a CDS encoding iron-siderophore ABC transporter substrate-binding protein, with protein MRLPFSRAGRLLPVALLSAVVALTGCSTTGTEDDNAAPATGSSAASAFPVTITTAFGDVTVSKQPERVVALGWSDADVALSLGVQPVGASDWLAFGGDGQGPWNAGKYTTPPAILGTLELDMEKVAALKPDLILDTRSSGDKARHDSLAKLGVPVVDVPKGGEMYLTTWEQQLDMIGKALGKQSEAAALKSELDAKFTAAAAANPGFKDKTVAAVARTGEGWGAYVSGDGRVDFLTKLGFKNAPAIEALKKDSFYITLSNEQLDLADADVTVVFLIQATLDQVKGDKLFQAVPSVKAGHVAYMDNQDISNAFSSSSVAGLSYAVDKVTPLLAAAAG; from the coding sequence ATGCGACTTCCGTTTTCCCGCGCCGGCCGGTTGCTGCCGGTCGCCCTTCTGAGCGCCGTGGTTGCCCTCACCGGCTGCTCGACCACCGGCACGGAGGACGACAACGCCGCCCCCGCAACGGGTTCGTCGGCCGCCTCCGCCTTCCCGGTCACCATCACGACGGCCTTCGGTGACGTCACCGTCAGCAAGCAGCCCGAGCGGGTTGTCGCTCTGGGGTGGAGCGACGCCGACGTGGCGCTCTCGCTCGGGGTGCAGCCCGTGGGCGCGTCCGACTGGCTGGCCTTCGGCGGCGACGGTCAGGGCCCGTGGAACGCCGGCAAGTACACCACCCCGCCCGCGATCCTCGGCACCCTCGAGCTCGACATGGAGAAGGTGGCGGCCCTCAAGCCCGACCTGATCCTCGACACCCGCTCCAGCGGCGACAAGGCCCGGCACGACTCGCTGGCCAAGCTCGGCGTGCCCGTGGTCGACGTCCCCAAGGGCGGCGAGATGTACCTGACCACGTGGGAGCAGCAGCTCGACATGATCGGCAAGGCGCTCGGCAAGCAGTCCGAGGCGGCCGCGCTCAAGAGCGAGCTGGACGCCAAGTTCACCGCGGCCGCGGCGGCCAACCCGGGCTTCAAGGACAAGACCGTCGCGGCGGTCGCCCGCACCGGCGAGGGCTGGGGCGCCTACGTCTCCGGTGACGGCCGGGTCGACTTCCTGACCAAGCTCGGCTTCAAGAACGCCCCGGCGATCGAGGCGCTCAAGAAGGACTCGTTCTACATCACGCTCTCCAACGAGCAGCTCGACCTGGCCGACGCCGACGTCACCGTCGTCTTCCTCATCCAGGCCACGCTCGACCAGGTCAAGGGCGACAAGCTGTTCCAGGCGGTGCCGTCGGTCAAGGCCGGGCATGTCGCCTACATGGACAACCAGGACATCTCGAACGCGTTCTCGAGCTCGTCCGTCGCCGGCCTGTCCTACGCCGTGGACAAGGTCACCCCGCTGCTGGCCGCTGCCGCCGGCTGA